In the genome of Candidatus Methylomirabilota bacterium, the window GGCCACGGGATGGCCCTGGCCCCCGACGCCGCCCGCAAGTACCGCCTGCGGTAGAAAGGGACACAGGCCGATGCGACCCACCCTGCTCGCCTCGATCGTCGCCGTGCTGATCAGCGCCTCGGGCGCGTCCGCCGCCCCGCCGGAGCCGAAGAGCGAGGAGCAGAAGATGCTCTACGCCCTCGGCCTCGCGCTGAGCCAGAGCCTGGCCCCGTTCGCCCTGAGCGAAGCCGAGCTCGAGCTGGTCAAGACCGGGCTCACCGACGGCGCCCTCGGCAAGGAGCGGAAGGTGGACCTCTCGGCCTACGGGCCGAAGATCCAGGAATTCCAGCGAACGCGGGTGGCAGCGGCGGCCGCCGTCGAGCGCAAGGCGGGGCAGGCCTTCCTCGACAAGGCGGCGGCCGAGAAGGGCGCCACCCGGACCGCGTCGGGCCTCGTCGTCACCACGCTCAAGCCCGGCGCCGGCCCATCGCCCAAAGCCACCGACACGGTGAAGGTCCATTACCACGGGACGCTGATCGATGGCTCGGTCTTCGACAGCTCCCGGGAGCGCGGCCAGCCGGCGACGTTCCCGCTCGGCAACGTGATCCGCTGCTGGACCGAGGGTGTGCAGCTCATGAAGGCGGGGGGCAAGAGCCGGCTGGTGTGCCCCCCGGACCTCGCCTACGGAGACCGCGGCGCCCCGCCCAAGATCAAGCCCGGCGCCACCCTCGTGTTCGAGGTCGAGCTTCTCGAGATCGTGAAGTAGCCCGAGCCGAGCGCCCGATGGACCAGGGGCCCGCCCCGGAGGATCGGCGAAGGAGCTGGTCGGCGGTCGGGGCGGGCTTCACGGTGCTCTTCGTCTGCACGGGAGTCAACTTCTCCTTCGGCATCCTCTTCAAGCCGATCCTCGCCGAGTTCGGCTGGGACCGATCCACCCTGGCGCTGGCGGCGACGGCCAGCCTCGCCGTCAACGCGCTCGGCCAGCCCGTCATCGGCTCCCTGATCGACCGGGTCGGGCCTCGCCGGGTCATCCTCCCGGCCATGGCGTTGATGGCGCTCGGGACGGCCCTGGTGAGCCTCGCCCAGCGGCCGTGGCAGCTGATCTTCCTCTACGGCGCGGTGGCGGCCGTCGGCTACACCGGCGCCGGTATTCTCCCGATCTCGGTGCACATCACCCGCTGGTTCCCGGCGGAGCGAGGCTTCGTGATGGCGCTCGGGGCCTGCGGGTTCTCGCTCGGCCACCTGGTGTTCACCCAGGTGGCGGCCTACGCCGCCGCCGCCGTCGGCTGGCGCCGGACCTATACCGTGCTGGCCGGGATCCTGGGCGTCTTCTGGGCGATCATCGCCGCCTGGCTCCGCGACGCGCCGGGTCCGCCGGCGCGGCGAGAGTCGTCTTCAGGGCCGGCGCCGGAGGGCGCTCGATCCCTCGACCGCCGGGCCGCGCTGGGCACGGCCGGGTTCTGGTGCATGACGGTCGGGCTCATGGGCTGCGGCTTCACCGACTTCCTCCTCACGACCCACCTGGCGCCCTTCGCCACCGACCTCGGCCTGTCGCCGGCGGTCGCGGCCAACGCCGTGAGCCTGTGGGCAGCGGCCAACATCGCCGGCATCCTGGTCGCCGGGACCCTGGCCACTCGGATCGGGTCGCGCGGGGCCCTGGTCGCGACCTACCTGGTGCGAGCCTCGGCGCTCTTCCTCCTCACCCGGGTGCGCGACACCGAGGGACTCTACCTCTTCGCCGTCCTCTTCGGCGCGACGTTCTTCACGACGGCGCCCTTGAGCGCCACCCTGGTCGGGCAGCTGTTCGGCCCCGGCCACCAGGGGATGATCTTCGGAGCCGCCAACCTCTTTCATCACCTGGCCGGCGCGCTCGGAGCCTATGCCGGCGGCCTCGCCTTCGACCTGACGCGGAGCTACCGGGCGATCTTCCTGGCCAGCGGAATCCTGGTCATGGCGTCGGCGGCCGTCACGGCGCTGGCCCGGCCCCCGGGCGGCCGGCGGCCGTGAAGGGGAGGCTCCGAGGTCAGCTCAGTCGCGGAACGCGGACTCGTTGCGCCTGATCCGGTCGATCTCCGAGCAGGACGGCCGGTCGCCGTCGAAGTCCCGGAATCGGGTGGACTCGAACGCCCGGCTGCTGTCCCGCGGGAGATCGCGGATCTCGGCGTCGGCCAGCCCGATCTCCCGATCGCGGCGGTTGAACGCCCGCCAGCTCAGGAACACCCGCAGCGTGTGTCCGCCCTCGTTCCTCACCGTGCCGCGGACCACGCAGCCCCCCGATACCGAGACGAGGCTCTGCGATTCCACGACGACGTCGTCGTCGTGGTCGTGCCACCGGCCGCACCCGAACGCGACGCTCGTCATCGCCAGAACCAGGAAGAGACGGATGAGTGCGTTCATGATGCCCTCCGTGCCGACCCTACCGCCGACGGGCCACGCCGGTCAAGAGCGGTCCGGCCGGCTTGCTCGCCGCGGCGCCCTCGTCTATGATCGCTCCGCGCGCCGAAGGCGTGCACACACCCACCCGGGAGGAGAGAGCGCGTGCGACACAACACGGCAAAGGCGAAGCTGGCCGCCGGCCGACCGGTGAGCGTGATCAATCCCACCTACACCGCCGCCGGCCTCGTCGAGCTGGTGGCGCGACTCGGGTTCGACGTGATCTTCATCGACTGCGAGCACGGGCCGGCGGGCTGGGACGACGTGGAGAACATGGTGCGGGCGGCCGAGCTCGCCGACGCGACGCCCATCGTCCGGGTCCAGGCCAACGACGCCTCCACTATCACCCGAGCGCTGGATCGGGGTGCCGGCGGTGTCCAGGTCCCGCACGTCAACACGCGGGCGGAGGCCGAGGCCGCCGTGCGTCATGCCAAGTTCGCCCCCCTCGGCCACCGTGGCTTTGCCGGCGGGCGCTCGGCCTTCGGGGAGAAGATGGCCGACTATACGCGCCGGGCCAACGAGGAAACGATGGTGGTGGCGATGCTCGAGGAGGCCGAGGCCCTCGAGAACCTCGACGACATCTTGAAGGTCGAGCACGTCGACGTCTTCTTCGTCGCCCCGGGGGACCTCGCCCAGTCGATGGGCCACCCGGGGCAGATGGACCACCCGAAGGTCCAGGCCGCCATCGACGACGCCGTCGCCCGGATCCGCGCCGCCGGGCGCGCCCCGGGCGTCCTCAGCCGGCCGGCCACCGTCCAGCGGTATCTCGAGCGGGGCGCCCTCTTCTTCTACGTGTCGCTCGCGCACCTGCTGGACCCCGGCGTCAAGGACTTCCTGGCCGCCGTGAGCCGGTCCTGAGCGGCCCTCGGCGGCGCGAGCGAGGTAGGACGAAGGAGACCCCACATGAGCGACGCGACGGCCATGAAGAGTCAGCTCGCCCGGCTGGCCGCGCACATCACGGCCATGCGGCTCGCGATCGACACGCTCCAGCGTCACCTCCACGACTCCGAGGCGGTCATGGCGGCCCTGCTGGAGCAGCAGCACGGCGTGGCCGGACGCGCCGAAGGGTTGAGGGCCCCCGAGGAGCGCGGCTCGTAGAGATCGCGCCGGTCCCGGGCGGTCTCGCGAATCCCCTGCGCGCCGTCGCCCCTGGCTACTCGCGGAACTCCTGGTCGAGGATCTCGCGGATGAAGCGGTCGAGGGACACCGGGTAGAAGCGGACGTCGGGCGAGACGATGACGCCCGTGTTGATGACCTCCAGGCGGGCCAGCTCGTCGAGGATCCCCTCGAGCGCCCGCTGCGCGTCGCGGTCCTGGCGCCGGATCTTCAGATCCTCGCTCTCCAGCGCGATCCGCGACGCGTAGCGGAAGCTGAAGACCCGGGCTACCAGGGCCCGGTCCATCAGCTCCGTCTCGCGGAAGACGTCGCCGTAGGTCGGCCCCTCCTCCCAGGGGCGAAGCACCAGCCGCGGCGAGACGCGGATGCGTCCTCGCACCTCGACGGACCGACCGGGGCGCTCGGGCTCGGATCCGACCAGGATGTAGGGAAGGACGTGGTAGCCCGCGACGATTCCGGCCAGGGGCTTCCGCACGACCTTCGTGTCCTCGAAGACGTGCCGCAGGAGCTCGCGGTCGTTCCAGTCCTCGAACATCCCCTCTAGTGTAACGCCTCGGCCGGCGCGCGCTCGGTCCCGGTATAGGAGCGAGAGCCGTGTAGGAAAATCGCCAAATTCGTCGCGCCGTCGCGCTCGGCCCGGGGGCCCGGGACCCTCCCAGGTGGCGCTGGTGGCCGAGAACCTCGGCCGGGGTGTCGGACGCTTCCGCGGCCTGGTGGCCGACATCCGCCGGCACGCGGGTTTCGGCGTATGATCACGCGGAGAAGATGATGAGCCTCTCGGCTTCCGTCGCGATCGTCACCACGCACTTCTCCAGAGGAGCCTGACATGCCCAGAGCCCCGGTCCACGGCGTCAACCTGTTCTATGAAGAAGTCGGGCAGGGGGCCCCGCTCATCTTCGTACACGAGTTCGCCGGCGACTACGAGAGCTGGCGTCCTCAGGTGGGCTTCTTCGCGCGGCGCTACCGCACCATCGCGTTCAACGCCCGCGGCTACCCGCCCTCGGACGTCCCGGATGATCCCGCGGCGTACTCCCAGGGGCACGCGGTCGAGGACATCAAGGGGGTCCTCGATCACCTCGGCATCGAGCAGGCCCACGTCTGCGGACTCTCCATGGGCGGCTACGCGACGCTCCACTTCGGGCTGACGTATCCCGATCGGGCGCGCTCGCTGGTCGTCGCCGGGTGCGGCTACGGCAGCGGGGCCGAGCGCGAGGCGTTCCGGAAGGACACCGCGCTCGTCGTCGAGCGCTTCGAGGAGGACGGCATGGAGAAAGTGGCCGATTTCTACAGCCGTGGCCCGACGCGGGTCCAGTTCATGGAGAAGGACCCCAAGGGGTGGCAAGCCTTCCGCGATCGGCTGGCGGCCGGGTCGGCCCGCGGGCACGCCCTGACGCTGCAGGGCGTCCAGATGACGCGCCCCTCCGTGTTCGACCTCGGCGACCGCCTGGCCGGGCTCCGGGTGCCGACCCTCGTCGTCACGGGAGACGAGGACGAGCCGTGCCTGGAGCCGGCGATCTTCATGAAGCGGAAGATCCCGGCGGCCGGGCTGGCCGTGATCCCCAAGTCCGGGCACACCATCAACCTCGAGGAGCCCGACGCGTTCAACCGCGCCGTGCTGGACTTCCTCACCGCCGCGGAGTCGAGGCGCTGGACTCCCCGCCACCCGGACTCCTTGAGCCGGTCCGCCATCCTCCCCGTCACCGAGCGAGGGAGCCGCTGATGGCCCTCCCGCTGGCGCACATCCGGGTGATCGACCTCACGCAGGCGCGCTCCGGTCCGACCTGCGTGCGCCAGCTCGCCGACATGGGCGCCCGCGTGGTCAAGGTCGAACCTCCCGTCGGGCGCGAGGGTGACTCGCAGGCCCGCCATGGCTCGGATTTCCAGAACCTGCACCGGAACAAGCAGTCGCTGACGCTGGACCTCAAGTCGGCCCGGGGAATCGCCGTCCTCCTCCGCCTCGTGGAGCGCGCCGACGTGCTCGTCGAGAACTTCCGTCCGGACGTGAAGACGCGCCTGGGCATCGACTACGCCGCGCTCCGGCGAGTCAACCCCCGGCTGATCTACGGCTCCATCTCGGGGTTCGGCCAGGACGGCCCGTACCGTGATCGGCCCGGCTACGATCAGATCGCCCAGGGCATGGGCGGCCTCATGTCGGTCACCGGCGTGCCGGGACAGGGGCCGGTCCGGGTGGGCATCCCGGTGGCCGACTTGACCGCCGGTCTCTTCCTCGCCCAGGGCATCCTGGTGGCGCTGCTCGAGCGCGAGCGCTCGGGCGAGGGCCAATGGGTTCAGACCTCGCTGCTCCAGGCGATGGTCACCATGCTCGACTTCCAGGCGACGCGCTGGCTGATCGACGGGGAAGTGCCGCCACAGGCGGGCAATGACCATCCGACCGGGATCCCGACGGGCGTCTTCCGGACCCGCGACGGCCACATCAACATCGCCGCGTCCGGCCAGAAGATGTTCGCCCGGCTGTGCGCGGCGCTCGGCACCGAGCGGCTCCTCGACGACCCCCGCTTTCTGACCCCGGCCAACCGCTCTCACCACCGGTCCGAGCTCAACGCCGAGCTGCAGAAGGTCCTCGAAGAGAGGCCGAGCCACGACTGGATCGAGGCGCTCAACGCCGCCGGGGTACCGGCCGGGCCGATCTTCGACATCCGGGAGGTGTTCGAGAACGAGCAGGTGGTCCACCTGGGGCTCGCCCAGCCGGTCCACCACCCGACGCTCGGCGAGCTGCGGCTCCAAGGCCTGCCGGTCGTCCTGTCGCGGACTCCGGGCGCCGTCCGGACGGCGGCGTCGGATCCGGGGGCCCACACCGAGGAGACCTTGGCCGAGCTCGGCTTCACCCCGGCCGAGATCGCCCGGCTGCGCGCCGACGGCGTCGTCTGAACTGAATCGGAGGCCCCCTCCGAGATCGTTGCGGCGGCAAAGCCGCCGCCCGGAGCTGAACATCCGGACCCGGGGCGTCGGGCCTCCCATATGACCGGTTCCGGTATCCGCTTTGCTAACCCGTGGGCTAGAGGCCCGTCATGAGCATCCTCGTGTTCCCCAACGGGTTGCGGCGGAAGCGGCGGCCCGCCCTGAGGCTCCGGCTCAACCCCACGTCGCATCGGCATTTCCACTACTGCGAGGCGTGTGACCGGCAGTGGCCGCACCCGGGGGAAGGCCCGGCCTGCGTCCGGCACTGGGCCTGGCGGTGCCCGGGCTGCCAGCCCGATCAGGGGGAGTCGGTCTACCGCCGGTCCGCCTAGTTTCTCCGGGGGGGTCTCGGAAGACCCCCCCGATGCCCCCCTCGGCTGCGGCGGCACAGCCGCCGCTCGGAGCGCTGCTCGATGCGTCGCGCGCTCGGAGCGAGCGGCCGGGTTACTCCGACACGCTCCTAGGTCATTTCGGGGGTCTGCTCGAGGCGGCCGCGCTCGAGGCGGGCTGACCGGTTGCTCCGACAGCCTGACCCGGCCGTCGGCGCCGAGGCGCGCCGGCGGCGGACCGTTCGGCTTGACTGTGCCGGCTTCCGCATGGCATAAGTCGGCCTGCGCATGCGGCGTCGCTCGCGTCGATGATCCACCACCGATGGCTCCAGCTGGGGGCTGGCATCGTGGCCCTGGTGGCCGTGGCCAATCTCCAGTACGGCTGGACGCTCTTCGTCGACCCCATCAACCGAGCCCACCACTGGGGCCGCGCGGAAATCCAGTTCGCCTTCACGCTCTTCGTGCTCGCGGAGACCTGGCTCGTTCCGTTCGAGGCCTACCTGGTCGACCACATCGGGCCGCGTCTCGTGGTGGCCGCCGGTGGATTCTTCGCCGCCGCGGCCTGGGGCATCAATGCCTGGGCCCAGTCCCTTCCGATGCTGTACCTGGGCGGCGCGGTCGGCGGGCTCGCCACCGGTTGCGTCTACGGAACCGCGATGGGCAGCGCGCTCAAGTGGTTCCCCGATCGTCGCGGCCTGGCCGCCGGACTCACCGCGGCCGCGTTCGGCGCCGGCGCGGCGCTCACCATCGCGCCGATCGAGGACATGATCCGGGAAAGCGGCTATCAGTCTACCTTCTTGAGATTCGGGCTCCTCCAGGGGCTCGTCGTCCTGGTGGCTGCCACGGTCCTGCGGGCGCCTCGGCCGGGCGAGATCCCGGCGGTCGACAAGCCCACCGTTCAGCAGTCGGGCCGGGACTTCACGCCGCTCGAGACGGTGCGGACGCCCGCCTTCTGGCTGCTCTACGCCATGTTCACCATGGTGGCGACCGGCGGCCTCATGGCCACCGCCCAGCTCGGCCCGATCAGCGACGACTTCAGGGTCGGCGACCGCCCGGTCTCGCTGCTGGGGATCACGTTGCCGGCGCTGACCTTCGCCCTCTCGATGGACCGCGTGCTGAACGGGATCACTCGACCCTTGTTCGGCTGGCTGTCGGACCACCTCGGCCGGGAGCGGACGATGTTCCTGGCCTTCGGGCTGGAGGGGGCGGCCATTCTCGCCCTGGTCCACCTGGCCCACGACCCGATGATGTTCGTCGTGCTCTCGGGTCTGGCGTTCTTCGCCTGGGGCGAGATATTCAGCCTGTTCCCCGCGCTCTCGGGGGACATGTTCGGCCGGAGGTTCGCCACCACCAACTACAGCCTGCTCTACACGGCCAAGGGCGTGGCGGCGCTGATGGTGCCGATCGGCAGCCTCGTGTCGGCCGCGACCGGAAGCTGGAAGCCGATCTTCTTCACGGCGACCGCGCTCGACTGGACGGCCGCGCTCCTGGCGCTGCTCGTGCTGCGACCGCTCCGGGCCCGCTCCTCGCTGTAGATGATGGGAGGGGGCCTCGACGGCCCCTCCCAAACCTCCCCCAGGAGTAAGGTTGCGCGGGCGAAGCCCGCGCTCGAAGCGGAACACCAACCCGGGGCGGTTGGGCGATCCTTCGCGCTCGGTCACTCCGAGAGACCCGTATCCGATCGCCGGCCGGCGGTGGCGGGGCGGCCGCGTAGTCTCTCCATTTCCTCCGTTCGAGAACTGCGGCACACTAGAGCGGTATGCAGAAAGCCGGTGCCGGAGGCGCGGTTCCCCTCATTGGATTCGCAGGCCTGACCCTGGCGCTCGCGCTGGCCACCGCGGGCGTGGGACAGCCGAAGGTCGAGGTCGTGGCCCGGGGGCTCCAGGTGCCCTGGAGCCTCGCCTTCACCGAGGATGGCCGGCTCCTCGTGACCGAGCGGCCGGGCCGGATCCGTCTCGTCCAGAATGGCCGGCTCGAGACCGCGCCGGTCGCGACGCTGTCGGTCGCGGCCCAGGGCGAAGGGGGCCTCATGGGCCTCGCCGTGGACCCCGACTTCGGACAGAACGGGCACCTCTACGTCTGCTATACGGCGTCCAGAGGGGGATCGGCCGTCAATCGCGTCACGCGGCTGACCCTCCGCGAGCGCGCGGCCGGCGAGGAGCGGATCCTCCTCGACGGGATCCCCGCCGCCGGCATCCACGACGGCTGCCGGCTGAAGTTCGGGCCCGATGGCAAGCTCTACGTCACGACCGGGGATGCGGCCAACCCGCAACTGGCGCAGCACCGGGATTCCCTGGCCGGAAAGATCCTCCGGCTCAACCGGGATGGCACGGTGCCGGGCGACAATCCGTTTCCGGGATCGCCGACCTATTCGCTGGGCCACCGCAATCCGCAGGGGCTCGCCTGGGATTCCGCCCGCCGGCTGCTGGCCGCCGAGCACGGCTCCACGGCCCACGACGAGGTCAACCACATCCAGCCCGGCCGGAACTACGGCTGGCCCGAGGTCACCGGCAAGGGCGGCGCCGGGCGCTACGTGGATCCGATCATCGAGTCGGGCGAGGAGACGTGGGCGCCCTCCGGCATCGCCATCCTGGACCACCATCTCTTCGTGGCCGCGCTGCGGGGACAACGGCTCCTGCGCATCCGGCTGGGCCCGGACCTGTCGGTGGGACACGTGGACGCGCTCCTGAGCGGAAGCTACGGCCGGCTGCGCGACGTCGTGGTCGGGCCCGGCGGAGCCCTCTTCGTGACGACGAGCAACCGCGACGGCCGTGGGTCGCCGGCCGCCGACGACGACCGGGTCCTCCGCGTCACCCCCTGACGGCCGCCCGCCGTCACGGCGGCGCGAGCTCGACGCGCTCCATCGGATCGGATTCGGGGTGGTAATACATCCACTCGTGTGCTCCCTCGGCCACGGTGCGATTGAGCGCCCGGGCATGTCGCTCGTCGAGCTCCCGGATCACCTCGCCCGCCGGCGCCTTCCGGGCCATGATGAGCGCATGCCGAGGGTCGAGGGGCACGCGGACCTCGTCGGCGGCGCCCAGGCCTGACCGATACGCTCCGGCGAGCCCCGGCCGGCTCCACAGGACGACCGGCGTGTCGCCGGTCAGGAGCTGCCGGCTGGAAAAGCGGACGAGCTGCCAGGTTCGGGCCGACAGCAGATGAGCCAGGCGAGGCCCGCTGGACAGCGTGCGCGGCGACGGCTCGCTGCCGGAGACCGTGACGTGGGCGTCCTCGGGTCCGGCAGTCTCCGGCGTCCCCTCCCCGGCGTCCTCGACCGCCTCGGGACGCTCGCGGAGATTCGCCACGATCAGCTCGGTCAGCAGCTCCGCCGTGCGGGCCAGCGTCTCGCGGTGGCCGCGGCCCAGCTGGAGCTGAAAGGCGACGAACAGCGCGAGGTACGCGCGGTTCTCGCCCACCGGGGGAAACGCGCCCTCCAGCATCTGGCCGATCACGTCGGCCGCTCGCACCTCGATCCGGTCGAGCTGCCGGGCGAGGTTCCGCGGCTCCGCGCCGCTCCCCGCGACCTCGTAGAAGCCGGCCATCGCGGTCGCCTCCTCGACGGAGAGCAGGAGCCGCCGGTTCCGGTCGCGCCGTTCCGCCATGAGGCGACCGGCGCCGTCGGCGAACCGCGACAGGAAAGAGTCAGGGACGAGGCGGCGGCGGGCTTCGTCGCTCATGTCGTGGGTTTGCTGCGGCTGGCAGGTTCATCTTCCGTCATTCCGCCGGCGCCGGCAACGCTCGATGGGCGGCCTCGGCGGCCACCCCGGCCCCACGTGTCGCTGGATGTGTTACCCTGACGGGTAGCCGACTGCCGATGCCGCGACGCGGAAGGAGGAGCCCGTGAAAGAGCTGGCGCGCCACATCATGGTGGACTTCCTGCCCATGAAGACGTTCGCCGAGAACCCGCTGATCCTCACCGAGGGGCGCGGGATCCACGTCATCGACGTGGACGGCCGCCGCTACGTCGACGGGCTCTCGGGTACCTTCTGCGTCAATCTCGGTCACGGCAACAAGGCCCTCGCCGAGGCCGCCGCTCGCCAGCTGGAGCGGCTCGTCCTCGCCTGCCCGACGCTCGGAACCAACGACCGCGCGCTCGAGCTGACGCGGGTACTCCTGGACATCCTACCCCGCCAGTACACGACCGTGAAGCTCCTGTCCGGAGGGTCCGAGGTCACCGAGGCCGCCATCAAGATGGCGCGCCAGTACCACAAGCAGACGGGAGCCGCGACGAAGTACAAGGTGCTCTCGCACTACCGCGCCTACCACGGCGCGACCGGCCACGCCCTGGCCGCCGGTGGGTGGCCCGGCTGGCGCGCCGCCTACGAGCCGCTCCCGGGCGGATTCATCCACCTCCACACCCCCGATCCCTACCGGCCGCCGTTCCCCGGCGACCCGGCGACGCTGGGGGTCACGTACGCGCGACTCGTGGAGGAGGTCATCCAGCTCGAAGGCCCGGAGACGATCGCCGCCTTCATCACCGAGCCCATCCTGACGTCGGCGGGCGTCGTCGTGCCGCCCTCCGACTACCTTCCCCGGATCCGCGCGCTCTGCGACCGATACGACATCCTGCTGATCTACGACGAGATCATCACCGGCTTCGGGCGAACCGGCACCCTGTTCGCGGCGGAGCTCTGGGACACCTGGCCGGACATCTTCTGCCTCGGCAAGGGGATGAGCGGCGGCTACGCGCCGCTGGCGGCCAACGTGCTGACCGGCCGGATCGCCGAGGCCTTCTGGGGCGAGGCCGCCGACGCCGTGCAGTTCCACGCCGGTCACACCTACGGTGGGAACCCGGTGGCCTGCGCGGTCGGGCTCGCGGCCATCCGCCAGATCGCCGAGGAGCGCATCGTCGAGAACGCCAAGGCCCGCGGCGCCCAGGCCCAGGCGCGACTCCGCGAGATCCAGGCGCGTCGGCCGGTGATCGGCGACGTGCGCGGCGAGGGTCTCCTGGTCGGCGTCGAGTTCGTCAGGGAGGCGGGCACCCGCGACCCGTTCCCGGCCGAGGTCGGCTTCGGCCTCCGCGTCCGCGAGGCCGCGCGCCGGCGCGGTCTGCTGCTGCGCGCCAGCCACTGGATGGTCGCCCTGGCCCCGCCTCTCACCACCTCGGCGACCGAGATGGACGAGATCCTGGAGATCTTCGAAGCGGCCCTCGACGACGCGCTGGCCGATCCCGCCGTCGCCGCGAGCCTCCGGAGCTAGGAGTGTGTCGGCGTAACCCAACCCGGCGCCGACCACCGAGCGCGTGGTGCATCGAGGAGTGCTCCGAGCGGCGGCTTCGCCGCCGCCACGACGGGGGGGCATCGGGGGGGTCTTCCGAGGCCCCCCCGAAATGACCTAGGACCGGCGAGACCGAGCGGCCCGGGTCGCCCGGCCCTCACTCCTTCGTCTTCAGCTGGCCCTCGTTCTCCCGGATGAACGTCCGGATCTCGTCGGCCACGTCGAGGAGCTTCAGCCACTGCTCCTTGTAGAGCGTGACGGGAAACCGCCCGAGCCCGTACACGGACACCCCGCCCTTGTCGCTCACCCGGAGGCTGATCCCTTTCCGGGCCCGGTTCTTCAACGCCTCGTTCTCGGCGCGGAGGCGCGCCAGCTCGGCCTCGACCTTCTCGTCGGCCATGGTTGCCCTCCTGCGGGTGAAGC includes:
- a CDS encoding FxLYD domain-containing protein codes for the protein MNALIRLFLVLAMTSVAFGCGRWHDHDDDVVVESQSLVSVSGGCVVRGTVRNEGGHTLRVFLSWRAFNRRDREIGLADAEIRDLPRDSSRAFESTRFRDFDGDRPSCSEIDRIRRNESAFRD
- a CDS encoding MFS transporter codes for the protein MDQGPAPEDRRRSWSAVGAGFTVLFVCTGVNFSFGILFKPILAEFGWDRSTLALAATASLAVNALGQPVIGSLIDRVGPRRVILPAMALMALGTALVSLAQRPWQLIFLYGAVAAVGYTGAGILPISVHITRWFPAERGFVMALGACGFSLGHLVFTQVAAYAAAAVGWRRTYTVLAGILGVFWAIIAAWLRDAPGPPARRESSSGPAPEGARSLDRRAALGTAGFWCMTVGLMGCGFTDFLLTTHLAPFATDLGLSPAVAANAVSLWAAANIAGILVAGTLATRIGSRGALVATYLVRASALFLLTRVRDTEGLYLFAVLFGATFFTTAPLSATLVGQLFGPGHQGMIFGAANLFHHLAGALGAYAGGLAFDLTRSYRAIFLASGILVMASAAVTALARPPGGRRP
- a CDS encoding CoA transferase, which codes for MALPLAHIRVIDLTQARSGPTCVRQLADMGARVVKVEPPVGREGDSQARHGSDFQNLHRNKQSLTLDLKSARGIAVLLRLVERADVLVENFRPDVKTRLGIDYAALRRVNPRLIYGSISGFGQDGPYRDRPGYDQIAQGMGGLMSVTGVPGQGPVRVGIPVADLTAGLFLAQGILVALLERERSGEGQWVQTSLLQAMVTMLDFQATRWLIDGEVPPQAGNDHPTGIPTGVFRTRDGHINIAASGQKMFARLCAALGTERLLDDPRFLTPANRSHHRSELNAELQKVLEERPSHDWIEALNAAGVPAGPIFDIREVFENEQVVHLGLAQPVHHPTLGELRLQGLPVVLSRTPGAVRTAASDPGAHTEETLAELGFTPAEIARLRADGVV
- a CDS encoding PQQ-dependent sugar dehydrogenase, producing MQKAGAGGAVPLIGFAGLTLALALATAGVGQPKVEVVARGLQVPWSLAFTEDGRLLVTERPGRIRLVQNGRLETAPVATLSVAAQGEGGLMGLAVDPDFGQNGHLYVCYTASRGGSAVNRVTRLTLRERAAGEERILLDGIPAAGIHDGCRLKFGPDGKLYVTTGDAANPQLAQHRDSLAGKILRLNRDGTVPGDNPFPGSPTYSLGHRNPQGLAWDSARRLLAAEHGSTAHDEVNHIQPGRNYGWPEVTGKGGAGRYVDPIIESGEETWAPSGIAILDHHLFVAALRGQRLLRIRLGPDLSVGHVDALLSGSYGRLRDVVVGPGGALFVTTSNRDGRGSPAADDDRVLRVTP
- a CDS encoding alpha/beta fold hydrolase, producing MPRAPVHGVNLFYEEVGQGAPLIFVHEFAGDYESWRPQVGFFARRYRTIAFNARGYPPSDVPDDPAAYSQGHAVEDIKGVLDHLGIEQAHVCGLSMGGYATLHFGLTYPDRARSLVVAGCGYGSGAEREAFRKDTALVVERFEEDGMEKVADFYSRGPTRVQFMEKDPKGWQAFRDRLAAGSARGHALTLQGVQMTRPSVFDLGDRLAGLRVPTLVVTGDEDEPCLEPAIFMKRKIPAAGLAVIPKSGHTINLEEPDAFNRAVLDFLTAAESRRWTPRHPDSLSRSAILPVTERGSR
- a CDS encoding FKBP-type peptidyl-prolyl cis-trans isomerase, which produces MRPTLLASIVAVLISASGASAAPPEPKSEEQKMLYALGLALSQSLAPFALSEAELELVKTGLTDGALGKERKVDLSAYGPKIQEFQRTRVAAAAAVERKAGQAFLDKAAAEKGATRTASGLVVTTLKPGAGPSPKATDTVKVHYHGTLIDGSVFDSSRERGQPATFPLGNVIRCWTEGVQLMKAGGKSRLVCPPDLAYGDRGAPPKIKPGATLVFEVELLEIVK
- a CDS encoding DUF4238 domain-containing protein → MSDEARRRLVPDSFLSRFADGAGRLMAERRDRNRRLLLSVEEATAMAGFYEVAGSGAEPRNLARQLDRIEVRAADVIGQMLEGAFPPVGENRAYLALFVAFQLQLGRGHRETLARTAELLTELIVANLRERPEAVEDAGEGTPETAGPEDAHVTVSGSEPSPRTLSSGPRLAHLLSARTWQLVRFSSRQLLTGDTPVVLWSRPGLAGAYRSGLGAADEVRVPLDPRHALIMARKAPAGEVIRELDERHARALNRTVAEGAHEWMYYHPESDPMERVELAPP
- the oxlT gene encoding oxalate/formate MFS antiporter, which encodes MIHHRWLQLGAGIVALVAVANLQYGWTLFVDPINRAHHWGRAEIQFAFTLFVLAETWLVPFEAYLVDHIGPRLVVAAGGFFAAAAWGINAWAQSLPMLYLGGAVGGLATGCVYGTAMGSALKWFPDRRGLAAGLTAAAFGAGAALTIAPIEDMIRESGYQSTFLRFGLLQGLVVLVAATVLRAPRPGEIPAVDKPTVQQSGRDFTPLETVRTPAFWLLYAMFTMVATGGLMATAQLGPISDDFRVGDRPVSLLGITLPALTFALSMDRVLNGITRPLFGWLSDHLGRERTMFLAFGLEGAAILALVHLAHDPMMFVVLSGLAFFAWGEIFSLFPALSGDMFGRRFATTNYSLLYTAKGVAALMVPIGSLVSAATGSWKPIFFTATALDWTAALLALLVLRPLRARSSL
- a CDS encoding aldolase/citrate lyase family protein; this encodes MRHNTAKAKLAAGRPVSVINPTYTAAGLVELVARLGFDVIFIDCEHGPAGWDDVENMVRAAELADATPIVRVQANDASTITRALDRGAGGVQVPHVNTRAEAEAAVRHAKFAPLGHRGFAGGRSAFGEKMADYTRRANEETMVVAMLEEAEALENLDDILKVEHVDVFFVAPGDLAQSMGHPGQMDHPKVQAAIDDAVARIRAAGRAPGVLSRPATVQRYLERGALFFYVSLAHLLDPGVKDFLAAVSRS